DNA from Eucalyptus grandis isolate ANBG69807.140 chromosome 5, ASM1654582v1, whole genome shotgun sequence:
ACTGAGAGATGCTgaaattattatgaattttgTATCCTGACATCCTCATACCTTAAAGTGTAACATAATCTGGAGTATGAAGTTTTGAGATACTATTAACACGCACATCATTTTATGAAGATGCACATCGTTATATCAGTAGTCACGTAGCTTTTAATCCTTTCAAACACTATAATTGAAGACTTACCAGCACTCTAAGGTTTTGGTGAAAAGACATAATTACTCTATGCAAAATGGGCCTATATTTTCAAAAGAGGCACTATTAATGGAAGATACAGTGGTCTTTCCCTTCAATTTCTTTGAAGAGAGATTTTGGTGCTTAATTCAGGAacttacaatttattttttactttgttcTGTTTCCTGTGGCATCATTATTTACCATATATCTAGTATCAGCATCTGGAAAGTGAGTGATTTCatctttttggaatttgaataaaattctGAAATGGCATGGCTCTACCATCTGTGAGCTACTGTCCATTTTAACGGACATGCATCGACTTATAAAGCTACAAATTCTAAACTGTTGAATATTGTGTCAATGTCAAGTCAATACCGTGCCATGATGTAAATAAGCTTCTGATCATGGAAAATTCTTACAAAAGGACGTGGATTACAAAATGCCATATTTTAATAGATTTATCTTTCCTGCTTATCAAATAATAACTACTCTTCTTTTTGACCTGTCAAGAATGCATTGACTGATCCTCAACGTGTCCGAACTCCTGCTGTCATGGAGTACTGGAAACCCTTGGCCGGAGATGTAAGTCCTGGATATGTTGGTGCATTTATATCTTCTTCCATTATTATTAAGCTCTGGAAAGATTTTCATACAGATGTTTCTTCAGGATGCATTTGTTTAACTAAAAACTTCACAATAAAGGAATTTTTCAtcgaaatcattttcaaggaaaatggttagttttcatttgtttgtggTTTAGCGAAAGTGATTCCTTCTTGCTAAAAGGGGAAGTTATTTTCACCCAATCTAAGCTTTGTTGTTTTCGATTTATGGAAAACATGTTTAATGCATCAATTAATTTTCGGTCATCCAAACACCGGGAAATGGAAAGACAATTTCCCGGAAGTAGTTTTTCTTCAAACGGATCCTTAGATTTTCATTCGTTTGAAGTAGTAAATTATCGAGATGTGGGCTTCCTTATGTGAATGCAGATGGATGAATCAAGTGGAATAGAAGATGATTATCATCACAAGAATAATCGGGTAAAACTTGTATCCCTTAATTTCGTTTCATCTCTTTTTGGGTGGAAAGATCCCGTTTTGGTGCATTGTTTGCTCTCCAAGGTCCCTCTGATGATTTCATCATTGAAAACTTGCTGAACTTGATGCAGGTATATTGTTGGAAAGGTCTTCGTTTTTCGGCTCGGCAGGATTTGGAAGGGTTTTCTCGAGTATGATGACCTGATTGAACTTTACAATAGCTTTGTCATATATTTGTATTATGCTCTCAGTAACAAAAGTATCCTGTGGATGTCCTTGTAGTTCACTGACCATGGCATTGAAGGGGTTGTGCCCCTTGAACTCTTGCCAACCACTGTTCGCTCGAAGTATCAAGCTAAGCCAAATGAGAGATCCAAACGCGCTAAGAAGGAAGAAACAAAGATTACTCCTCAGCAAGCTGAAGAAAATCAGGTACACTAGATCATAAAAGAAATGAtagcaaatttttttgaaggGCATGTACACAATGGCTTGTGTTTCTTGTATATTGGATGTCACTTTCAGACTAAGCCCCTGTTAAATCACATGCAAAGAAGACTTGTAGTCAAAAGTAATCTAAATGTGTTCCCTTTTGTTGTTACCGAAAGACATGAGTCTCTTTAGAACTTTGGTTGGTATGTGATGGAAGGAGCAAGAGCTTCAGATGTGATATGATATGCTTTGCCAAGCATAACGAGGAGTCATCCTGTGGCATGTGGCTAAATTTTCGAGAAAGGTCACAGTGATTTTGTACTTGAAGTGGTTATACTCATCATCACTTGGTGAATGGGATTGCGTAGGGCAGTGGTTTATGACAATCTTAGGTTTATCCAAAGAGAAATTATGGCATCCTGTTTAGGTATGGCTTTCGATTGATAACCTCAAATCAGCTTTAAATTGATAAATGCTGGATTCTCTAGTGGTTTTAGAAATTGTGGTAAAGCTGTGATATATACTTATTTTATACTTCAGAATtcagaaaggaagaaaaaaacatgaGGAATGGGCATGCATGTAGATGGTTGAACCTTCACATTTACTTAGctattttatattcttttatttgtacTCATATTGCCTCTTCTCTATGTTCTATGTGGGAAGATTGCTACACCGGCAAGTGAGAATGATGAAGGTACAAGAGGGGATCTTGAAGCAACAGCAACACCAATGGACACAGACCCAACGGCTGCTGCAGCTGTCAATGATTCCCAAGGTGGTACCCCGCCAGATGAACATCTGAAGCAGGGCTCGGACACAGAAATAGGCCCAGAGCCAGGGCAGTTGGAAGCGGATGCCGAAGCAGAAGCAGGAACGGTGGATGGAGAGACAGATGCTGAAGTTGATCTAGATACAGTAGGATGAGTGCAAGGGAAGAGGTCTACTTTGCAGAGTTATATATCTTCAGTTTTACTAGGCGAGGAGTTAAGAGCCtttttagcatttaagtgtGAGAAATGTAGTAGGAAACTTCAGCTGCGACGCATAGGCATCATCAATATTCTTGTAGCTGACAACAACTTTGTAATTTATCCAGCCTTTCCATCTTCAGAGGCTAGTCAAATGAAATTAGCTGAGTTTGGTGGGAACTGTAAATATAATTCCCAGGAAataactttttgaaaaagaaaactactcCTGGTGCACTTCCAGATTGCCTTGTAGCAATTTGCCTGACCGTTGGTACAAATAATTGCATAACAAAATCAAGTGGAAGTGCATTAGCCTCAAATTTTGTTGGTTAAAGCAGGCTGTCCACAATTGTTCCTCAAGCTAATTTCGAAGAGCATGCGGAGTAAGCAACTTCAGGAACTTCAATCCTGTGAAGCGTCTGAGACACCGAAGTAATTCAAATTTCGAATCATATAAGTGGAAATGGAGCAACGCGTTATGATTCTGAACTCAAGTTTGTGAAGACATGTATTAAAATACCGGTAGGTGCGGTGCTGCTGCTTAGTGTTGAGTATGACGCCCTATTATTTTACTGACATGTGAAATACTTGAAAAGAGGTCTCTGAAGAGCAATTAAGTAGGATGAGAATCCATTCTTCTTAGTCTTTGCAGTTAGAAATCCAGTGTTCAGTGACCTTGTGACTGACGATTTGCATTAACATgttatatttctaaaaatttcaatatgttaGCAAATCGATCAACCAGGGAAATGTCCCATTTCTGAGACATGAGCAACACGGCCACATTGTTTGTTTCCTTAAAGAGGCAACCAACGGAGCCGCATTAAGTTTAAGAGATGATCAAAGCAAGTGATTTATATATGAATACTGAGAGGCCCTAAATTCAGCCTTGAACGCAAGAGTACGGACTAATGCGCAAAGTGGCAAGACTCGAGAGTAAGTATAAGATTTGAGAGCACAGGTCAGAGTCTGGTAGGAGACTTATACCATCTAGATATTGGTGTGAAATGACTAGCTCCAATATGCTATTTCTGGCCATAATCATAACAGATATCAGGAGGAAGAGACATTCATAGCTAACTACAACAGCCAATAAGCTTATAAAGGCTTAAGATTTTGACCACAGTCCATCAAGTTCACAGCCATATACCACGTGACGAGATAACCATACACATCACATGATACAATAGGTCGTGCTTGTGTCGCAAGTAATTGATCTGGAGACCTTTCTCCCAAAGTTCCTAACTTTTCTGCAACAGAGAATGTACTGAGAGTTAGCCAACAAGAGAGAGCATTGAAAGAGAAGGCATTCAAAAACCAACTATTCCCTGAAGAAGACAATCTCACCTGCATGGGTAGATACAGTTTAAATTCTGGTGGAAGTTCCTCTTCGGAGTAAAGGCGGtctgaaaaatatattcttCTTAGGCGGCAGTTTGCATGTACCTGCACTCTCAATGTCTCGACATAGTTAGTTCCATATGCTCTCCTGGTCAAATCAGTGAGATTTAACTGGATCTGATTCCATCCTTCATCCAGCTTCAACGGCATGGTGCAAATATATGGCTTTACCCTAGTCACAGCCTGCAATGCAAGACTGAAAGGTTACATGCAATGCCAATTCCTCTAGTTACATTACTCATATAGAACTTAATAGAGAAGAGGGTGTTATTACATGCAATGCCAATTCTTAAATGTCACATAACTCATACTATCATGCAAGCAACCAATTGTACACAACATGTCATATAATGGATTGCACACTTTAACAATTCCCATTTTATTAGGGATGAAGGGCTTCTTGTCCAGCTGATTCAGAAAGTAACTATATATGACAAGTCGTCCCGCCAATCTCCACTGACAATTATCTCGGTACAAGCAATCAATCGGCAGGAAGCCAATGGCAGGCTGCAGAGTTTGCATGAAACATGATCCTGGATAGGTGGTTCAAATCTCTTGATAACTAAAAGCATCCTCGCCATTTTATTGATAACACAATGTGGGATTGAGAGATCCATGGTTTTCCTTTGGCAAGACTCTTTTCCTCCAGCATTGTGATTACAGCGTAGTCTAAGCAACTAAACTGCAGATCCGTTGATTTCTAAATGCAAGATATGAAATCTCATTTCAAGCCCAAGAACCACCACAGGCTAGAAATTTCTACCTATGGCCATATTGCATGATTTGTCTACTTATTCCAATTATAGGGCCAACAAAATCTAGTAACAATTTGTCCAAACCAAAATAACAATATAGCAATACGGGCAAACTTACACACTTGAAAATTAGAAGCACGGAAGCGACGCCTCACGTTCTTGTCGTCCAGCACTTGGATCTCAAAGGTAAAATACTTTTTCAGATTCTTTACAATCATAACCAAGAATGGTAGTTTTATGCCAAGTGTTGCAGCTGGATCTGCGGGGCATGTGATGTACGTGGACTGAACATTCGAGCCAACAACCTCAAGGACATTTGACTGAATGTCTTCATCTTGTGGACGTTTTACATGACCATTAACCACTGCA
Protein-coding regions in this window:
- the LOC104445650 gene encoding cilia- and flagella-associated protein 20, with the protein product MFKNTFQSGFLSILYSLGSKPLQIWDKEVVNGHVKRPQDEDIQSNVLEVVGSNVQSTYITCPADPAATLGIKLPFLVMIVKNLKKYFTFEIQVLDDKNVRRRFRASNFQAVTRVKPYICTMPLKLDEGWNQIQLNLTDLTRRAYGTNYVETLRVQVHANCRLRRIYFSDRLYSEEELPPEFKLYLPMQKS